From the Thermocladium sp. ECH_B genome, the window GTTCCAGTAATTCGAGAATATGATTCACTACGAGGCGGGGGACCTCATCCCTATTGCTTATGCTTAGCCTAATCAACTTGTGATTCATTGCCTTGCCGGTGATGAGGCCCAGCAATCGTTCATGAACCGTTAATACAGATATCCTTTCATTAATGCCGTTCTCCACCGCAGCGATGAAGCCTGGATGAAGGTTCTCCATGGGCCCCACCTCATCAATTACGACGACATTCCCATCCCCGCTCAGCAATTTAATGCCCCAATCCACAACGCTCAGATCAACGAAGTACTTACCGAACTTGACGCCGGTCCCATTCACGCCAGCCATTCTCCGCCTCTCCCCGGTCGCCGCATTAACCATAATGAAGCCCACCCTGCTTCCCCCCTTCCTCTCCTCCTCTGTATAGAAGCCAGCCACGCTCACTCCATTGTTCCGAAGCTGAGCCACGACAGCCTTAATTGCCGTTGTCTTCCCAATGCCCGGGGGACCCGTTAGGATAACGCCCACGTTAATTCACTTGCTTAGCCGCCAGCATTGCGCTCACTTCCTCTACGTCCTTCACTGTATCTATAGATCTCCAAAATGCGTTTTCATATATGACGGCCCTTATCCGTCCCTCCCTCGCTAGCTTAGGGAACACTCCCTTCTCGATGTCTCCCTTATCCGCCATCATGTTCACCACTTCCCTCCTCATCACGTAGACGCCGGCGTTAATCATGTACTCCAGTAGGGGCTTCTCCTTGAAGCTGCGCACGTAGCCTTCATTATCGATCTCCACTATTCCGTAGGGGCTCCTCATGGGGACCAGCGCAATGGTTGCTAGGCTGTTTCCCATGTTCCTCACCAAGTTATTCACGTCTATATCCGTGATAACGTCCCCATTAGTGACCACGAATAGGTCCGTATCTATGTACCTAGCCGCGTTCTTTATGGCTCCCTCAGTGCCGAGGGGCTCCTCCTCCACGCTATAGAACAACCTAACCCCATACTTAGACCCATCCCCCAACCTCTCGAATACCTTGGTCCTCAAGTGACCAACGGCCAACACTATATCAGTGATTCCCTGGCTCTTCAGCCACTCTATTTGCCTAACTAGAATCGGTTTCCCCCCGATATCCACGAGGGGCTTCGGCTGATCAATGGTCAAGGGCATTAATCGCTTCCCGAAGCCCCCAGCAAGTATTATTGCCTTCATACATTTAATTCATGCCTCACCCTCATTAAAGCTTTTCCATTATTGAACACAAAAAGCTTTTAATCCATTAGCGCATGGGAAGGTTATGGGCGGCAAGCAAAAGACATCCATATTCATGAATACGGAGGGAGAGGAGAAGCGGGCGGAGAAGGAGAATAAGGAGCAAAAATGAAGCAATGAGAATAGCGATTCCCCACTCCGTCCTCGAGGAGTCAACGGATGAGCGGGAGGCGGTCAGGAAAATAGGGTACTTGGGGAGGGCCGCCGCCATATTCAGGGCAACCCACATCTATATATACACCCATAAATCCACGGTACCAGCATCACAGGCCCGCCTCTTGAGGAAGTACCTGGAGTACATGGTGACTCCCCCATACTTACGCAAGGACTTGTTTCCATTGGAGACCGGACTGCGGTTGGCTGGATTACTTCCGCCGCTTCGCTTGCCAATATTCTCAGCAAGGCCGCGTCCCGGCGCGGTATTGATGGGCCTCGTCGTGAAGTGGGAGGGCTATGCCTCAATACTTAAGGTGGGCAACGACGTGTATGCCAAGGTGCCTAAGCCTCACCCCATTAGGTCCCGCTTATTGGTTCAACTTGAGAATGAGGTGGGCGATAATGTGTTCAGGGCCCACGTGGTCCCATTTGAGAGATCCTCCATATACCCCGGCTTCTCGGTGGAGGTATTGACATTAAGGGAACTAGTGAAGAGGAGGCCCCTCGTATTGACGGGGAAGGAGGGGCAACCCATTGGGGGCGCCGTGGATGAATTAGTGGAATTAATTAAGAGGGACCCAGTGATAGTGTTTGGGTCTCCTCGGCATGGAGTTGATGAGATAATGTCCTCGGAGGGCCTCGGCCTCAGCGATCCATTCATTAACTTCATTCCCAGGCAAGGCGTCGAAACCGTGAGGACCGAGGAGGCCATGTTAGCCGTCCTCTCAATAATCAATCTATTAAGTAATTATGATGGCATCAACGCCTCGCTAGGCTCTTCCCCACCAGGAAAGCATTGATGTTTAGGTCAGGCATCCTCATTGTATCCCTTATTGCTTGAATCATTGCTTCCTCATCTATTAACTTGGATAGTCCCAACTCATGCGCTGCCCCCAGTAGAATCATGTTCTCCACTATTGGGTTCCCAAGCTTCATCGCGGCATCGAATGCATTAACTACGCTTAATGACTTGAATCGCCTCAATTTATCCAATAACTCATCGGTCCTGGGCAGCTTAAGCCTAGGCGTTGGTGGCCTAATTAGCCTATTATTGACTATCAGCGTCGTTTCATCCCTCATATAGGGAACGGCCCTGAATGCCTCCAGTAATTCGAAGGCAATCACCATATCGGCTCCCCCCATGGGTATTAGGGGCGAATTAACGTCTCCTAACCTGACGTGAACATCAACTGACCCCCCTCTCTGGCTGAGTCCATGGGTCTCCGACGTCAAT encodes:
- a CDS encoding nucleotidyltransferase; the protein is MKAIILAGGFGKRLMPLTIDQPKPLVDIGGKPILVRQIEWLKSQGITDIVLAVGHLRTKVFERLGDGSKYGVRLFYSVEEEPLGTEGAIKNAARYIDTDLFVVTNGDVITDIDVNNLVRNMGNSLATIALVPMRSPYGIVEIDNEGYVRSFKEKPLLEYMINAGVYVMRREVVNMMADKGDIEKGVFPKLAREGRIRAVIYENAFWRSIDTVKDVEEVSAMLAAKQVN
- a CDS encoding indolepyruvate ferredoxin oxidoreductase; amino-acid sequence: MRMNIYMIGVGGQGLVTVSNVIGAAATIRGIKALTSETHGLSQRGGSVDVHVRLGDVNSPLIPMGGADMVIAFELLEAFRAVPYMRDETTLIVNNRLIRPPTPRLKLPRTDELLDKLRRFKSLSVVNAFDAAMKLGNPIVENMILLGAAHELGLSKLIDEEAMIQAIRDTMRMPDLNINAFLVGKSLARR